A single Candidatus Hinthialibacter antarcticus DNA region contains:
- a CDS encoding CotH kinase family protein yields the protein MNRKITYFLVLLSLFLTSANADVVINEIHYNPAEPGFEAGSLQEFIELYNPQSTLIDLSGYQFTNGITYVFPDGTIMGANEYIVLARDPADRSWRGRYSPDLGPYEGQLSNSGERIRLERPDGTIVENFEYHDGPPWPRTSDGYGSSLERIQWDLPSADFHSWRASLQTDGTPGEINTVANVLPRPMIIGHQTFPAHPTSGDAVAVQLHIDAADTIDSATLQWEVANQRSSGSNPNQPEFLVQGFDRFRYFKGTSDPSPGLEWTQPEFDDSQWRASNGGYGYGNVDFVSTQLDDMRDSYTTVYIRRAFNVQDVDELETLLLYTFYSGGFVCYINGTEVARDNIAGEVQFASTSSRVNNANNPSLITIENANEVLVEGENTIAVVGLARRLNLTSFLIAVFLLEGERREGSDEGSHRIEMNKISTSDDVAIYEAVIPPNLSQSLVRFNAALSLSDGSSLILPHITTLRPFESYFVYDGEVESKLPILWPYHASVSQLTEFERSVTGMVILPTDAVSPLVFDGALVYPSRGGTKLKFLKGEEYRNDRTLNMMPERPTGGTTAGSSSPHREHLGYWFFKRFGVPAPRAEWHRVITSGEHTQQVVFQQINERFLEMNGLNPNADLFKRNYVNPKWEPHTNKENGTDAIDALERAIRQRNDDDLRAAIEANLVEEEFLSYSVASVLTSNWDGFHNNHWMYLDPDTQKWQMIPWDLDKAWGFTDSNSMFVRMPVEFPLNGSAQHAGREPGPITGWVHRDATYDEAYRNRLQYELTHTFTEEFMGTKINEVRDYLLEDLDLLESHIGDSRNERREQINDSTQTILDFVQLRRDYLVGELGTPIQNWDIY from the coding sequence ATGAACCGAAAAATTACTTATTTTCTTGTTTTATTGTCGCTGTTTCTAACTTCAGCAAACGCCGACGTGGTTATCAACGAAATTCATTACAATCCTGCGGAACCGGGTTTTGAAGCCGGGTCGTTGCAAGAATTTATTGAATTGTATAACCCGCAGTCAACGCTCATTGATCTATCCGGCTATCAGTTTACCAATGGAATCACCTATGTGTTTCCCGATGGGACGATAATGGGTGCGAATGAATACATTGTATTAGCGCGCGATCCGGCAGACCGGTCTTGGCGCGGCAGATACTCGCCTGACTTGGGGCCGTATGAAGGGCAACTTTCAAATAGCGGCGAGCGCATTCGCTTGGAGCGACCGGATGGTACGATTGTCGAGAATTTTGAGTACCATGATGGCCCGCCCTGGCCGAGAACTTCAGACGGCTATGGTTCTTCGTTAGAACGCATTCAATGGGACCTGCCTTCCGCAGACTTTCACAGTTGGCGGGCTTCGCTTCAGACCGACGGTACGCCGGGTGAAATCAATACCGTCGCCAATGTATTGCCTCGTCCAATGATTATTGGTCACCAGACATTCCCCGCGCATCCGACTTCTGGGGATGCGGTTGCGGTTCAGCTTCACATCGACGCCGCTGACACAATTGATTCCGCGACGTTGCAGTGGGAGGTCGCCAACCAAAGGTCTTCTGGCTCAAACCCGAACCAACCAGAATTTTTAGTGCAAGGTTTTGATCGGTTTCGATATTTTAAGGGAACGAGCGACCCTTCGCCTGGTTTGGAATGGACGCAACCAGAATTTGACGATTCTCAATGGCGCGCCAGTAACGGCGGCTATGGTTATGGCAACGTCGATTTTGTCAGTACGCAATTGGACGACATGCGGGATTCATATACTACGGTGTATATCCGTCGGGCATTCAATGTGCAGGATGTGGATGAATTAGAAACGCTTCTACTCTATACGTTCTACAGCGGCGGTTTTGTCTGTTACATCAATGGGACGGAGGTCGCCCGCGATAATATTGCGGGTGAGGTTCAATTCGCTTCTACCTCGTCAAGAGTGAATAATGCAAACAATCCATCTCTCATTACCATCGAAAATGCCAATGAAGTTTTGGTTGAGGGCGAAAACACAATCGCCGTAGTCGGTCTTGCGCGGCGGTTGAATCTAACGTCTTTCTTGATTGCCGTCTTCTTGCTTGAAGGCGAGCGCCGCGAAGGCTCCGACGAGGGAAGTCATCGCATTGAAATGAACAAGATTAGTACGAGCGACGATGTCGCGATTTATGAGGCTGTCATCCCGCCGAATTTATCGCAATCGTTGGTGCGGTTTAACGCCGCGCTTTCTTTAAGCGATGGCTCGTCTTTGATCCTGCCGCATATCACCACGCTTCGACCATTTGAATCCTACTTTGTTTATGACGGTGAAGTAGAATCAAAACTGCCGATTCTCTGGCCCTATCACGCCTCGGTTTCGCAGTTGACTGAATTTGAACGCTCCGTCACTGGTATGGTAATTCTACCGACGGACGCTGTTTCTCCCTTGGTATTTGACGGCGCACTGGTTTATCCATCACGCGGCGGGACGAAGTTGAAATTCCTGAAGGGCGAAGAATACCGCAACGACCGTACGCTCAACATGATGCCGGAGCGGCCAACCGGCGGAACAACAGCGGGTTCTAGTTCGCCGCACCGTGAACATCTGGGCTATTGGTTTTTCAAGCGCTTCGGCGTGCCTGCGCCGAGAGCTGAATGGCATCGTGTTATCACTAGCGGTGAACATACCCAACAGGTAGTGTTTCAGCAAATCAACGAGCGCTTTTTAGAAATGAACGGCTTAAATCCTAATGCGGACCTATTCAAGCGAAATTACGTTAACCCAAAGTGGGAGCCGCATACCAACAAAGAAAACGGTACGGATGCGATTGATGCGCTGGAGCGGGCAATTCGCCAACGTAATGACGACGATTTGCGGGCCGCGATTGAAGCCAATCTGGTGGAAGAAGAATTTTTGAGCTATAGCGTCGCCTCTGTCCTCACAAGCAACTGGGACGGTTTCCACAACAATCACTGGATGTATCTCGACCCGGATACGCAGAAGTGGCAGATGATCCCTTGGGATTTAGATAAAGCCTGGGGATTTACCGACAGCAATTCGATGTTTGTCCGTATGCCGGTTGAGTTTCCCTTAAACGGCAGTGCCCAACACGCCGGGCGCGAGCCAGGCCCGATTACCGGATGGGTCCATCGGGACGCTACTTATGATGAAGCCTATCGAAACCGCTTACAGTATGAATTGACCCATACGTTCACCGAAGAATTCATGGGGACCAAAATTAACGAAGTCAGAGACTATTTGCTCGAAGATTTAGACTTGCTTGAAAGTCATATCGGCGATTCGCGCAATGAGCGCCGCGAGCAGATCAATGACTCAACTCAAACGATCTTAGACTTTGTCCAATTGCGCCGCGACTATCTGGTTGGTGAATTAGGAACGCCGATTCAGAACTGGGATATCTATTAA